A stretch of Candidatus Sphingomonas phytovorans DNA encodes these proteins:
- the grxD gene encoding Grx4 family monothiol glutaredoxin: MTDDAQARIAEIVAKNDVVLFMKGSPLFPQCGFSSRAVAILNHLGAEFDSVDVLQDQGVRQGIKAFSDWPTIPQLYVKGEFIGGSDIMMEMYESGELAKLFEDQGVVTAG, translated from the coding sequence GTGACCGATGACGCACAGGCCCGCATCGCCGAGATCGTCGCCAAGAACGACGTTGTTCTTTTCATGAAGGGCAGCCCGCTCTTTCCGCAGTGCGGCTTTTCCAGCCGCGCGGTGGCCATCCTCAATCATCTCGGCGCAGAATTCGACAGCGTCGATGTGTTGCAGGATCAAGGCGTCCGCCAGGGCATCAAGGCCTTTTCCGACTGGCCGACGATTCCCCAGCTTTATGTGAAGGGCGAATTCATCGGCGGCTCCGACATCATGATGGAGATGTACGAGAGCGGCGAGCTCGCAAAGCTTTTCGAAGACCAGGGCGTCGTGACCGCCGGATAG
- the accB gene encoding acetyl-CoA carboxylase biotin carboxyl carrier protein — translation MAEDSNSDPMRIDVELVRQLAQMLDETQLTEIEVEDGGRRIRIARKAAAAAPAVHYAPAPVAVPVAAAATPVEAAAPVASANAVKSPMVGTAYLSPEPGAASFISVGKTVAAGDTLLIVEAMKVMNPILAPSAGTVKAILVESGQPVEFDQPLVVVE, via the coding sequence ATGGCCGAAGATAGTAATTCCGATCCGATGCGGATCGATGTCGAACTGGTTCGCCAGCTCGCACAGATGCTTGACGAAACGCAGCTGACCGAGATCGAGGTCGAGGATGGCGGGCGTCGTATCCGAATCGCGCGCAAGGCGGCCGCCGCGGCACCTGCGGTGCATTATGCACCTGCGCCCGTCGCAGTGCCGGTGGCGGCTGCCGCCACGCCGGTCGAGGCGGCAGCGCCGGTGGCCAGCGCGAACGCGGTAAAGTCGCCGATGGTCGGCACCGCCTATCTCTCGCCGGAGCCCGGCGCGGCATCGTTCATCAGCGTCGGGAAGACAGTCGCAGCGGGGGACACGCTGCTGATCGTCGAGGCGATGAAGGTGATGAACCCGATCCTCGCGCCCAGCGCCGGGACGGTGAAGGCGATCCTGGTCGAGAGCGGACAGCCGGTCGAATTCGACCAGCCCCTCGTGGTTGTCGAGTAA
- a CDS encoding BolA family transcriptional regulator, producing the protein MAMAAEEIEALITGGIPGARVEITDLAGDGDHYAARVTAESFRGLPRIKQHQAVYAALGGRMGGVLHALQLTTAVPE; encoded by the coding sequence ATGGCGATGGCAGCCGAAGAAATCGAGGCGCTGATCACCGGGGGCATCCCCGGTGCCCGGGTCGAGATCACCGACCTCGCCGGCGATGGCGATCATTATGCGGCGCGCGTGACGGCCGAGAGTTTCCGGGGCTTGCCCCGTATCAAGCAACACCAGGCGGTCTATGCCGCACTGGGTGGGCGGATGGGCGGCGTGCTCCACGCATTGCAGCTCACCACCGCGGTTCCAGAGTGA
- the accC gene encoding acetyl-CoA carboxylase biotin carboxylase subunit, producing MAEIKKLLIANRGEIALRIHRACHEMGIKTVAVHSTADADAMHVRLADEAICIGPPPAGESYLNIANIISAAEISHADAIHPGYGFLSENARFAEIVEAHGIIFVGPKPEHIVTMGDKVEAKRTAGALGLPLVPGSDGAISDITEAKAIARKIGYPVIIKAASGGGGRGMKVCTSEDQLETLMMQAGSEAKAAFGDATVYMEKYLGNPRHIEFQVFGDGKGNAIHLGERDCSLQRRHQKVLEEAPSPVLGAEDRERMGGIVAKAMSDMGYRGAGTIEFLWEDGEFYFIEMNTRLQVEHPVTEMITGLDLVREQIRIAEGHPLTLRQQDVVFRGHAIECRINAEDPRTFAPSPGLVKQYHAPGGMNVRVDSGLYAGYRVPPYYDSMIAKLIVYGTTRQGALRRLRRALEEYVIEGMKTTIPLHQALLDDPDFQAGNYTIKWLEEWLARQEG from the coding sequence ATGGCTGAAATCAAGAAACTCCTGATCGCCAATCGCGGCGAAATAGCGCTGCGCATCCATCGCGCGTGCCATGAGATGGGGATCAAGACAGTCGCGGTGCACTCAACCGCCGATGCCGACGCGATGCATGTCCGACTCGCCGATGAGGCGATCTGCATCGGCCCGCCGCCGGCTGGCGAGAGCTATCTCAACATCGCCAACATCATTTCGGCGGCCGAGATCAGCCATGCCGATGCGATCCATCCCGGTTACGGCTTCCTGTCCGAGAATGCCCGGTTCGCCGAAATCGTCGAGGCGCACGGCATCATCTTCGTCGGGCCGAAGCCAGAACATATCGTCACCATGGGCGACAAGGTGGAGGCGAAGCGCACCGCCGGCGCGCTCGGCCTGCCGCTCGTCCCCGGTTCGGACGGCGCGATCAGCGACATCACCGAAGCCAAGGCGATCGCGCGGAAGATCGGCTATCCGGTGATCATCAAGGCGGCATCGGGCGGCGGCGGACGCGGCATGAAGGTGTGCACGTCCGAGGACCAGCTCGAAACGCTGATGATGCAGGCGGGCAGCGAGGCCAAGGCGGCATTCGGCGACGCGACCGTCTATATGGAGAAATATCTCGGCAACCCGCGCCACATCGAATTCCAGGTGTTCGGCGACGGCAAGGGCAATGCGATCCATCTCGGCGAGCGCGACTGTTCGTTGCAGCGGCGCCACCAGAAGGTGCTCGAGGAGGCCCCTTCCCCCGTGCTCGGCGCCGAGGACCGCGAGCGCATGGGCGGGATCGTCGCCAAGGCGATGTCCGACATGGGCTATCGTGGCGCCGGCACGATCGAGTTCCTGTGGGAAGACGGCGAGTTCTACTTCATCGAGATGAACACCCGGCTTCAGGTCGAGCATCCGGTGACCGAAATGATCACCGGCCTGGATCTCGTCCGCGAGCAGATTCGAATCGCCGAGGGCCATCCGCTGACCCTGCGCCAGCAGGACGTGGTGTTTCGCGGCCATGCGATCGAGTGCCGCATCAATGCCGAGGACCCGCGCACCTTCGCGCCGTCGCCGGGGCTGGTGAAGCAGTATCACGCACCGGGTGGCATGAACGTGCGGGTCGATAGCGGGCTCTACGCGGGCTATCGCGTACCGCCTTATTACGACTCGATGATCGCGAAGCTGATCGTCTACGGCACCACTCGCCAGGGCGCGCTGCGCCGCCTGCGCCGGGCGCTGGAGGAATATGTGATCGAAGGGATGAAGACGACCATCCCGCTGCATCAGGCATTGCTCGACGACCCGGATTTCCAGGCGGGAAATTACACGATCAAATGGCTGGAGGAGTGGCTGGCGCGACAGGAGGGCTGA
- a CDS encoding alpha/beta hydrolase, translating into MKTVRLGLMMLGATALASCDGPKVTYDKTTTVPEMVSAPITLKAGDGVEIFGRTYAATRPKAVVLLFHQAGSSKDEYTEIAPRLRDAGYSAIAIDQRSGGSLYGDNETVAHLGKSNDYLDAKQDLQAALDFASRMKLPVIVWGSSYSSSLVFPLAVENPGKIKAILAFSPGEYFPDETLVKTAAAKVHVPVFVTSASDPKEIAEAKAVVAAVPGGRAEQYVPAIGFHGSSTLIAAKDPKGAEANWSAVMAFLRKVTP; encoded by the coding sequence ATGAAGACGGTGCGGTTGGGGCTGATGATGCTTGGCGCGACCGCACTGGCATCGTGCGACGGGCCGAAGGTGACCTATGATAAAACCACGACCGTACCGGAGATGGTGTCTGCACCGATAACGTTGAAGGCTGGCGACGGTGTCGAGATTTTCGGACGCACCTACGCCGCGACTAGGCCCAAGGCGGTGGTCCTGCTGTTTCATCAGGCCGGCTCGAGCAAGGATGAATACACCGAGATTGCGCCGCGGTTGCGTGATGCCGGCTATTCCGCCATAGCGATCGACCAGCGGTCGGGTGGGAGCCTCTATGGCGATAACGAGACCGTCGCGCACCTCGGCAAGAGTAACGACTATCTCGACGCGAAGCAGGATCTCCAGGCAGCGCTCGACTTCGCGAGCCGGATGAAGCTCCCGGTGATTGTCTGGGGCAGCAGCTACTCCTCCTCGCTGGTATTCCCGCTCGCTGTCGAAAATCCGGGGAAGATCAAGGCAATCCTGGCCTTCTCTCCCGGGGAGTATTTTCCCGACGAGACGCTCGTGAAGACCGCTGCCGCGAAGGTCCATGTGCCGGTGTTCGTCACCTCGGCCAGCGACCCGAAGGAGATCGCCGAGGCGAAGGCGGTCGTCGCTGCAGTTCCCGGCGGACGGGCCGAGCAATATGTGCCGGCGATCGGCTTCCATGGCTCGTCGACCTTGATCGCTGCGAAGGATCCCAAGGGTGCCGAAGCGAACTGGAGCGCGGTGATGGCCTTTCTAAGGAAGGTCACGCCCTAA
- a CDS encoding CsbD family protein produces the protein MGELVDKIKGNVNEAIGKVKQKSDNPATRDEGAVQELKGKGQQLAGKVKGALGDDI, from the coding sequence ATGGGTGAACTCGTCGATAAGATCAAAGGCAATGTCAACGAAGCGATCGGCAAGGTCAAGCAGAAGAGCGACAATCCTGCCACGCGTGACGAAGGTGCCGTTCAGGAACTGAAAGGCAAGGGCCAGCAACTCGCCGGCAAGGTGAAGGGAGCCCTTGGCGACGACATCTGA
- the aroQ gene encoding type II 3-dehydroquinate dehydratase yields the protein MADTIFVLNGPNMNLLGLREPEIYGSDTLDDIAGLLEDRARELDLKIDMRQSNHEGHLVDWLHEAQASGARAVILNAAAYTHTSLALHDAIKSIKTPVIEVHLSNPHKREDFRHESWVGRAARGTIAGFGALSYLLALEAAARL from the coding sequence TTGGCCGACACGATCTTCGTCCTGAACGGTCCGAACATGAACCTGCTCGGCCTGCGCGAGCCGGAAATCTACGGCAGCGACACGCTCGACGACATCGCCGGGCTGCTGGAGGATCGCGCGCGGGAGCTCGACCTGAAGATCGACATGCGCCAGTCGAATCACGAGGGGCACCTGGTCGACTGGCTGCACGAAGCGCAGGCCAGTGGCGCGCGGGCGGTGATCCTCAATGCAGCCGCCTATACCCACACGTCGCTCGCACTCCACGACGCGATCAAATCGATCAAGACACCGGTGATCGAAGTACATTTATCCAATCCGCACAAGCGCGAGGACTTCCGGCACGAGAGCTGGGTAGGACGCGCCGCAAGGGGAACCATCGCTGGCTTCGGGGCGCTTTCCTACCTGCTTGCGCTTGAAGCCGCCGCTCGTCTCTGA
- a CDS encoding class I SAM-dependent methyltransferase codes for MPDRIADHYERHAHAFDRDRGRSFVERPWIERFVMPLPRGGAILDLGCGGAEPIGRYLVDHGFAVTGIDSSAAMIGLARTRFPRQRWLQIDMRKLTIEDRFEGVLAWGSLFHLEHDDQETMIARVATWLKPGGRLLFNSGPKRGTSMGEYRGDPLYHASLDPAEYRAAFLRAGLVEMAHVVEDPGCGGATVWLARKV; via the coding sequence ATGCCCGATCGTATAGCTGACCATTATGAGCGCCATGCCCACGCCTTCGATCGCGATCGCGGGCGCAGCTTCGTCGAGCGGCCGTGGATCGAGCGTTTCGTCATGCCATTACCGCGCGGCGGCGCGATCCTCGATCTCGGATGCGGCGGCGCGGAGCCTATCGGACGCTATCTGGTCGATCACGGCTTCGCGGTGACGGGGATCGACAGTTCGGCGGCGATGATCGGCCTTGCCCGCACACGCTTCCCGCGGCAGCGCTGGTTGCAGATCGACATGCGCAAACTGACGATCGAGGACCGGTTCGAGGGCGTGCTCGCCTGGGGCAGCCTGTTCCATCTCGAGCATGACGATCAGGAGACGATGATCGCGCGCGTCGCGACCTGGCTGAAGCCAGGCGGGCGACTGCTGTTCAACAGCGGGCCGAAACGCGGCACATCAATGGGCGAATATCGTGGCGACCCGCTCTATCACGCCAGCCTCGACCCGGCCGAGTATCGCGCGGCCTTTCTGCGGGCCGGCCTGGTCGAGATGGCGCATGTCGTCGAAGACCCCGGATGTGGGGGCGCGACGGTCTGGCTCGCGCGGAAGGTTTAG
- the leuD gene encoding 3-isopropylmalate dehydratase small subunit gives MKAVSQVSGRAYPWGAKNIDTDVIIPAHWLKTITREGLGKGAFETVRAQPDNIFDDPRYAGSPILIAGDNFGCGSSREHAAWALADMGVVAVIAPSFSDIFSGNAFKNGIVPVVLPQEAVDRLVEVAKTDSVTVDLETMTVTTPYQDRFPFDLDAFRRQCLMEGLDEIGLTLARDTAISKYESGVNEHRPWMSGERAYAGIVVEGTGRP, from the coding sequence ATGAAAGCAGTCAGTCAGGTTTCGGGCCGCGCCTATCCGTGGGGCGCGAAGAACATCGACACCGACGTCATCATCCCCGCGCATTGGCTCAAGACCATCACGCGCGAGGGGCTTGGCAAGGGGGCGTTCGAAACCGTGCGCGCGCAGCCGGACAATATCTTCGACGATCCGCGCTATGCCGGATCGCCGATCCTGATCGCCGGCGATAATTTCGGTTGCGGATCGAGCCGCGAGCATGCCGCCTGGGCGCTGGCCGACATGGGCGTGGTCGCGGTGATCGCGCCGAGCTTTTCCGATATCTTTTCCGGCAACGCCTTCAAGAACGGCATCGTACCCGTCGTTCTACCGCAGGAAGCTGTCGATCGGTTGGTCGAGGTCGCGAAGACGGATTCCGTGACAGTCGATCTCGAGACAATGACCGTCACCACGCCTTATCAGGACCGCTTTCCGTTCGACCTGGACGCCTTTCGCCGTCAGTGCCTCATGGAGGGGCTGGACGAGATCGGGTTGACGCTGGCAAGGGATACCGCGATTTCTAAATACGAGTCCGGCGTCAACGAGCACCGGCCATGGATGAGCGGAGAACGAGCATATGCGGGCATTGTTGTCGAAGGCACCGGGCGGCCCTGA
- a CDS encoding NADPH:quinone oxidoreductase family protein — MRALLSKAPGGPETLVIDDLPDPVAGKGQVVIAVKACSINYPDVLIIEDKYQFKPPRPFAPGSEISGVIDSVGEGVTGWAPGDRVIATTGSGGLVEKVAINATSLFRLPEGRSFAEGASLLLTYGTTIHALLDRGHLAEGNTLLVLGAAGGVGLAAIELGKAFGAHVVAAVSSEEKAAVAKDAGADVTLVYPRAPFDKDQSKALADQFKAALGPGGADVIYDPVGGDYAEPALRSIAWEGRYLVVGFPAGIPKLPLNLTLLKSCDVCGVFWGAFAARDPKANQAHIERLFRLWKDGKIAPRVTQTFAFEDGGKAIARMAARQAIGKLVVTVAE; from the coding sequence ATGCGGGCATTGTTGTCGAAGGCACCGGGCGGCCCTGAAACCCTCGTCATCGACGACCTGCCCGATCCCGTGGCCGGCAAGGGCCAGGTGGTGATCGCGGTCAAGGCGTGCTCGATCAACTATCCCGACGTCCTGATCATCGAGGACAAATATCAGTTCAAGCCGCCCCGGCCCTTCGCCCCGGGCAGCGAGATTTCCGGCGTGATCGACAGCGTCGGCGAAGGCGTGACCGGATGGGCGCCCGGCGACCGGGTGATCGCGACCACCGGATCGGGCGGCCTGGTCGAAAAGGTCGCGATCAACGCAACCAGCCTGTTCCGCCTGCCCGAAGGGCGAAGCTTCGCCGAAGGCGCATCGCTGCTGCTGACTTATGGCACGACCATCCATGCCCTGCTCGACCGCGGACACCTGGCCGAGGGCAATACCCTGCTCGTGCTCGGCGCCGCCGGGGGTGTCGGCCTGGCAGCGATCGAGCTGGGCAAGGCGTTCGGCGCGCATGTCGTGGCGGCAGTCTCGTCAGAGGAGAAGGCAGCCGTGGCGAAGGATGCCGGTGCCGACGTGACGCTGGTCTATCCTCGTGCCCCATTCGACAAGGACCAGTCGAAAGCGCTCGCCGACCAGTTCAAGGCCGCACTCGGACCGGGCGGCGCCGACGTGATCTATGATCCGGTCGGCGGCGACTATGCCGAGCCGGCATTGCGCTCGATCGCATGGGAGGGCCGCTATCTCGTCGTCGGCTTCCCCGCGGGTATTCCCAAGCTGCCGCTCAACCTCACGCTCCTGAAGAGCTGCGATGTCTGCGGCGTGTTCTGGGGCGCCTTCGCCGCGCGTGACCCCAAGGCGAACCAGGCGCATATCGAGCGGCTCTTCCGGCTGTGGAAGGACGGCAAGATCGCCCCGCGCGTGACCCAGACCTTCGCGTTCGAGGATGGTGGCAAGGCGATCGCCCGCATGGCGGCACGCCAGGCGATCGGGAAGCTGGTGGTGACGGTGGCGGAATAA
- a CDS encoding thiamine pyrophosphate-binding protein, producing MTNQRTGGRILVDQLVAQGCDRIFTVPGESFLAVLDALHDTPEIDLVVCRQEGGVGFMACADGALTGRPGVAFVTRGPGATNASIGVHVAMQDSQPMVLFIGDVDRGTKDREAFQEIDFPAMFGPVVKWAAKIDDAARIPEYVARAWNVAMSGRPGPVVLALPEDMLLDEVVAVDRPRVGRPVQACDPIVMSHLGAMLGEASRPVAIVGGAGWDTEATRDFQNFAERSGLPVVAAFRRQDAIPNSSPAYAGNLGYGPNPKLVQRVKDADLLLVVGPRLGEATTDGYTLITPDHPGQRIVHVHPDPSELNSTYRADLAICAGMREFADAVLAIDIPPLEAAAKARADYEAWTTPVARDLRLDLGPCVATMRELLPTDTIICNGAGNYSGWWHRYWLYAGPGCQLAPTAGAMGYGVPAATAAALRHPDRTVVALAGDGCFLMNGQELATAVGHGADMLVLVIDNGGYGTIRMHQEREYPGRISGTELRNPDFAALGRAYGCWAETVETTEAFAPALARAVAEKGVRLLHLKTDIEAITAGTTISAIRKR from the coding sequence ATGACAAACCAACGTACCGGCGGTCGAATCCTGGTCGACCAGCTCGTCGCGCAAGGCTGCGATCGTATCTTCACCGTCCCCGGCGAAAGCTTCCTCGCCGTGCTCGACGCGCTCCACGACACGCCGGAGATCGACCTGGTGGTGTGCCGGCAGGAGGGCGGCGTCGGCTTCATGGCCTGTGCCGACGGCGCGCTGACAGGGCGGCCGGGCGTCGCCTTCGTGACGCGCGGGCCCGGTGCGACCAATGCCTCGATCGGCGTCCATGTAGCGATGCAGGATTCGCAGCCGATGGTGCTGTTCATCGGCGATGTCGATCGCGGCACGAAAGATCGCGAGGCGTTCCAGGAGATCGATTTTCCGGCGATGTTCGGGCCGGTCGTGAAATGGGCGGCAAAGATCGACGATGCAGCGCGCATCCCGGAATATGTCGCACGAGCCTGGAATGTAGCGATGTCGGGCCGGCCGGGGCCCGTGGTGCTTGCCTTGCCCGAGGACATGCTGCTCGACGAGGTCGTTGCGGTGGATCGCCCCCGGGTGGGCCGTCCGGTCCAGGCGTGCGATCCTATCGTGATGAGCCATCTGGGCGCCATGCTGGGAGAGGCGTCGCGGCCGGTCGCCATCGTCGGCGGTGCCGGCTGGGACACCGAGGCGACGCGCGATTTCCAGAATTTCGCTGAACGCAGCGGCCTGCCGGTGGTCGCCGCCTTCCGGCGCCAGGATGCCATCCCCAACAGCTCGCCCGCCTATGCCGGCAATCTCGGCTACGGCCCCAATCCGAAGCTCGTGCAGCGGGTCAAGGACGCCGACCTGCTCCTTGTCGTCGGGCCGAGGCTCGGCGAGGCCACGACCGACGGCTATACGCTGATCACGCCGGACCATCCCGGCCAGAGGATCGTCCATGTCCACCCCGATCCGAGCGAGTTGAACAGCACCTACCGCGCCGATCTCGCCATCTGCGCCGGCATGCGCGAGTTCGCCGATGCGGTGCTGGCGATCGACATCCCTCCGCTCGAAGCTGCTGCGAAGGCCCGGGCGGACTATGAGGCATGGACCACCCCTGTCGCTCGCGATCTGAGGCTCGATCTCGGCCCATGCGTCGCGACGATGCGCGAGCTGCTCCCGACTGACACGATCATCTGCAACGGCGCGGGGAATTATTCCGGCTGGTGGCATCGCTACTGGCTCTATGCCGGCCCCGGCTGCCAGCTTGCCCCGACTGCCGGCGCGATGGGCTATGGGGTCCCCGCGGCAACTGCGGCGGCGCTGCGCCACCCGGACCGGACGGTTGTCGCACTGGCAGGTGACGGATGTTTCCTGATGAACGGCCAGGAACTGGCCACGGCAGTCGGGCACGGTGCGGACATGCTCGTCCTGGTGATCGACAATGGCGGATATGGTACGATCCGCATGCACCAGGAGCGCGAATATCCTGGCCGCATTTCCGGTACTGAACTGCGCAACCCGGATTTCGCGGCGCTTGGCCGGGCCTATGGCTGCTGGGCCGAAACGGTGGAGACGACCGAGGCGTTCGCCCCTGCCCTCGCCCGCGCCGTGGCGGAGAAAGGTGTGCGGCTGCTCCATCTCAAGACCGATATCGAGGCGATCACTGCCGGCACGACGATCTCGGCGATACGGAAACGCTGA
- the thiS gene encoding sulfur carrier protein ThiS, whose protein sequence is MHTDHTVSIRVNGEHRRVSAGLSLAQLAADLGLVPEKVAVERNLEVVPRSTLGQVLVEDGDELEIVHFVGGGDVAPALDTWTVAGRTFRSRLIVGTGKYKDFAQNAAALEASGAEIVTVAVRRVNVSDPTAPMLTDFIDPKKVTYLPNTAGCFDAESAIRTLRLAREAGGWDLVKLEVLGEAKTLYPDMVETLRATEVLAKEGFLPMVYCVDDPIAAKRLENAGAVAIMPLGAPIGSGLGIQNQVTIRLIVEGASVPVLVDAGVGTASDAAAAMELGCDGVLMNTAIAEAKDPILMAAAMKAGVEAGRLAYLAGRMGKRRYADPSSPLAGLI, encoded by the coding sequence ATGCATACCGATCACACCGTCTCGATCCGCGTCAACGGCGAGCATCGCCGCGTCAGCGCCGGCCTCAGTCTTGCCCAACTCGCCGCCGATCTCGGCCTCGTGCCGGAAAAGGTCGCGGTGGAGCGCAATCTCGAAGTGGTGCCGCGCTCGACTCTCGGCCAGGTGCTGGTCGAGGATGGCGATGAGCTTGAGATCGTGCATTTCGTTGGCGGTGGTGACGTGGCGCCGGCACTCGATACCTGGACGGTGGCGGGCCGCACCTTCCGCTCGCGCCTCATCGTCGGCACCGGCAAATACAAGGATTTTGCCCAGAACGCTGCCGCACTGGAGGCCTCCGGGGCCGAGATCGTCACGGTTGCGGTGCGCCGGGTGAACGTATCCGATCCCACTGCGCCGATGCTGACCGACTTCATCGATCCGAAGAAGGTTACCTATCTGCCCAATACTGCCGGGTGTTTCGATGCCGAATCCGCGATCCGCACCCTGCGGCTGGCGCGCGAGGCGGGCGGCTGGGATCTGGTGAAGCTTGAAGTGCTGGGCGAGGCGAAGACGCTTTATCCAGATATGGTCGAGACGTTGCGCGCAACGGAAGTACTGGCCAAGGAAGGTTTCCTCCCAATGGTCTATTGCGTTGACGATCCGATCGCGGCGAAGCGGCTGGAGAATGCTGGGGCGGTGGCGATCATGCCGCTCGGCGCGCCGATCGGTTCGGGCCTCGGCATCCAGAATCAGGTCACGATTCGCCTGATCGTCGAGGGTGCGAGCGTGCCTGTATTGGTCGACGCGGGCGTCGGCACTGCATCCGACGCGGCGGCGGCGATGGAGCTTGGCTGCGACGGCGTGCTGATGAACACGGCCATCGCCGAGGCGAAGGACCCGATCCTGATGGCGGCGGCGATGAAGGCCGGGGTCGAGGCGGGCCGTCTCGCCTATCTCGCGGGCCGAATGGGCAAGCGCCGTTATGCCGATCCGTCGAGCCCGCTGGCCGGGCTGATCTGA
- a CDS encoding DUF1476 domain-containing protein: MSTFDDRERAFETKYARDEEMAFRVTARRNRLLGQWAAAQMKLTPEETDAYAKAVVQADFEEAGDEDVIRKLVSDLNAAGVEVDEGAVRRAIEDQTIEARRQLMQSE, encoded by the coding sequence ATGAGCACTTTCGACGATCGCGAGCGGGCGTTCGAGACCAAATATGCGCGCGACGAGGAGATGGCGTTTCGTGTCACGGCTCGGCGCAACCGGCTGCTTGGCCAATGGGCCGCAGCCCAGATGAAGCTCACCCCGGAAGAGACCGACGCCTATGCCAAGGCGGTCGTCCAGGCCGATTTCGAGGAAGCAGGCGACGAGGACGTGATCCGCAAGCTGGTCAGCGACCTGAACGCGGCCGGCGTCGAGGTCGACGAAGGTGCGGTCCGCCGCGCGATCGAAGATCAGACGATCGAAGCCCGCCGTCAGCTGATGCAGTCGGAATAA
- the leuC gene encoding 3-isopropylmalate dehydratase large subunit, giving the protein MASRPLTLYEKIWAAHVVERRDDGTCLIYIDRHLIHEVTSPQAFAGLRAAGRKVRRPDLTLAVPDHNLPTTARIDAAGKRLPIADAESAAQLDALQRNTAEFGIDYIDAVAPEQGIVHVVGPEQGFTLPGTTLVCGDSHTSAHGAMGALAFGIGTSEVEHVLATQTLLLSQSKTMEIRVDGSLGFGVSPKDVILAIIGRIGAAGGTGYVVEYTGEVIRAMSVEGRLTVANMSIEGGARAGLIAPDETTFAYLKGRPMAPRGADWEQAVAWWKTLPSDPAATYDRSVRLDATDIAPSLTWGTSPEDVVSITGVVPDPDSFADPAKRAAARKSLDYMGLTPGTAMQDVPVEHVFIGSCTNSRIEDLRAAASVANGRHVADGVRALVVPGSGLVKRQAEAEGLDRIFLQAGFEWREPGCSMCLAMNPDKVPPGERCASTSNRNFVGRQGPGARTHLVSPAMAAAAAVTGRLSDVRDLMGGTSS; this is encoded by the coding sequence ATGGCTTCCCGTCCACTCACCCTGTATGAAAAGATCTGGGCCGCGCATGTCGTCGAGCGTCGCGACGATGGCACCTGCCTGATCTATATCGACCGCCACTTGATCCACGAGGTCACCAGCCCGCAGGCCTTTGCCGGCCTTCGCGCGGCGGGGCGCAAGGTGCGCCGTCCCGACCTGACGCTGGCGGTCCCCGATCACAACCTGCCGACGACGGCGCGGATCGATGCGGCGGGCAAGCGCCTTCCGATCGCCGATGCAGAGAGCGCGGCGCAGCTCGATGCGCTTCAGCGCAACACCGCCGAATTCGGCATCGACTATATCGATGCGGTCGCCCCCGAGCAGGGCATCGTCCATGTCGTCGGCCCGGAACAGGGCTTCACCCTCCCCGGTACCACGCTTGTCTGCGGCGACAGCCATACCTCGGCGCACGGCGCGATGGGTGCGCTTGCGTTCGGCATCGGCACGAGCGAGGTCGAGCATGTGCTCGCCACGCAGACGCTGCTGCTGAGCCAGTCGAAGACGATGGAGATTCGCGTCGACGGGTCGCTCGGCTTCGGCGTCAGCCCCAAGGATGTGATCCTGGCCATCATCGGCAGGATCGGCGCGGCGGGCGGCACCGGCTATGTCGTGGAATATACCGGCGAGGTGATCCGCGCGATGTCGGTCGAGGGACGCCTGACCGTCGCCAACATGTCGATCGAGGGCGGGGCGCGCGCCGGCCTGATCGCGCCGGACGAGACGACCTTCGCCTATCTCAAGGGTCGCCCGATGGCACCCAGGGGTGCGGACTGGGAGCAGGCAGTCGCGTGGTGGAAGACCCTGCCGAGCGATCCGGCCGCGACCTATGACCGCAGCGTGAGGCTCGACGCGACCGATATTGCGCCGTCGCTGACATGGGGCACCAGCCCGGAGGATGTCGTGTCGATCACCGGCGTGGTCCCGGATCCCGACAGCTTCGCCGATCCGGCCAAGCGGGCGGCCGCCCGAAAATCGCTCGACTATATGGGGCTGACGCCGGGCACCGCGATGCAGGATGTCCCGGTCGAGCATGTCTTCATCGGCAGTTGCACCAACAGCCGGATCGAGGACCTGCGCGCCGCCGCCTCGGTGGCGAATGGCCGGCATGTCGCGGACGGCGTTCGCGCGCTGGTCGTCCCCGGTTCCGGACTGGTCAAGCGTCAGGCCGAGGCCGAGGGGCTCGACCGGATATTCCTCCAGGCCGGCTTCGAATGGCGCGAGCCGGGCTGCTCGATGTGCCTCGCCATGAACCCGGATAAAGTGCCGCCAGGTGAACGCTGCGCTTCCACTTCGAATCGGAATTTCGTAGGGCGTCAGGGACCTGGAGCGCGGACGCACCTGGTTTCACCCGCGATGGCGGCGGCAGCAGCCGTTACCGGGCGGTTGAGCGATGTCCGCGACCTGATGGGAGGGACGTCGTCATGA